A region of Streptomyces halobius DNA encodes the following proteins:
- a CDS encoding PIN domain-containing protein — translation MTDAMHIVLDETAMAAAGQGNVLASRLIHRAHAEADWYLYAPACALVEADRRRPGTAEHLAALPGITVLDLDLPAALAVAQRETWAAAHCQYAAQPTPERPDGAIVATTAPKRWDGEPVRILDLNA, via the coding sequence GTGACCGACGCCATGCACATCGTCTTGGACGAGACCGCGATGGCCGCGGCCGGCCAGGGCAACGTCCTCGCCTCCCGTCTCATCCACCGAGCCCATGCCGAGGCGGACTGGTACCTGTACGCGCCCGCCTGCGCACTGGTGGAAGCCGATCGCAGGCGGCCTGGCACGGCCGAGCACCTGGCAGCCCTGCCCGGCATCACCGTCCTGGACCTGGACCTGCCCGCCGCCCTGGCCGTGGCGCAGCGGGAAACGTGGGCCGCGGCCCACTGCCAGTACGCCGCGCAGCCCACTCCCGAGCGCCCCGACGGCGCGATCGTTGCCACCACCGCACCGAAGCGATGGGACGGTGAACCGGTCCGCATCCTGGACCTCAACGCCTGA
- a CDS encoding DUF6131 family protein has protein sequence MIILGIILLVIGFVAEISILWTIGLILLVVGAALWLLGSMGRAVGGRRHYW, from the coding sequence GTGATCATTCTCGGAATCATTCTGCTGGTCATCGGTTTCGTGGCCGAGATCTCCATACTGTGGACCATCGGCCTCATCCTGCTCGTTGTCGGAGCGGCTCTGTGGCTCCTCGGTTCCATGGGCCGCGCGGTCGGCGGACGACGGCACTACTGGTAG
- a CDS encoding thiamine pyrophosphate-binding protein codes for MSRTHVADYILKRLREWDVEHVFAYAGDGINGLLAAWDRAEDPPRFIQSRHEEMSAFQAVGYTKFCGRVGVCAATSGPGAVHLLNGLHDAKLDHVPVVAIVGQTAPRDTRAAASLSGAGRGCHD; via the coding sequence ATGAGCAGAACGCACGTTGCCGACTACATCCTCAAGCGGCTGCGCGAGTGGGATGTGGAGCACGTCTTCGCCTACGCGGGCGATGGCATCAACGGACTGCTCGCAGCGTGGGACCGGGCGGAGGACCCACCGAGGTTCATCCAGTCCCGGCACGAGGAGATGTCGGCCTTCCAGGCGGTGGGCTACACCAAGTTCTGCGGCAGAGTCGGGGTCTGCGCCGCGACCTCAGGTCCTGGAGCCGTTCATCTGCTCAACGGGCTCCATGACGCCAAACTCGACCACGTTCCCGTCGTCGCCATCGTCGGCCAGACGGCCCCACGTGACACCAGGGCCGCGGCGTCGTTGAGCGGAGCCGGGCGGGGGTGTCATGACTGA
- the ku gene encoding non-homologous end joining protein Ku has translation MAQTIAKRTITWGLVTIPVTVHAATAPHPVPLHQVHTRCGGGRIRLRRVCEREGVDVPFDQVARGYDAGDGRVVVLSEDDLADLPLPTSPRAIEVLAFVAADRIDPLLLHKPYYLGSDPTTARPYALLRDAMHESSLAAVVRVALRNRESLALLRARGETIAMQTLLCSLVNPLVGNDGVGSTRGTACLADGDDPGVVMVAAEAGAAGGLRSARRCARRRSRRRP, from the coding sequence ATGGCGCAGACCATCGCGAAGCGGACGATCACCTGGGGCCTGGTGACCATCCCAGTGACCGTCCACGCCGCGACCGCCCCACATCCTGTCCCGCTCCACCAGGTGCACACGCGGTGCGGCGGCGGCCGGATCCGGCTGCGACGTGTCTGCGAACGCGAGGGCGTGGACGTCCCCTTTGACCAGGTAGCCCGAGGCTACGACGCCGGCGACGGGCGCGTTGTGGTGCTCTCCGAGGATGACCTCGCCGACCTTCCGCTGCCGACGTCGCCTCGTGCCATCGAGGTCCTCGCCTTCGTTGCCGCAGACCGGATCGACCCGCTACTGCTGCACAAGCCCTACTACCTCGGCAGCGACCCCACCACGGCGCGGCCGTACGCCCTCCTTCGCGATGCCATGCATGAGAGCAGCCTGGCCGCCGTCGTCAGGGTGGCCTTGCGCAACCGTGAGTCCCTTGCCCTGCTCCGGGCGCGCGGCGAGACCATCGCGATGCAGACGCTTTTGTGTTCACTAGTCAACCCGCTTGTCGGCAACGACGGTGTCGGCTCGACTCGGGGTACGGCATGTCTCGCAGACGGTGATGATCCAGGTGTGGTGATGGTCGCCGCGGAAGCGGGGGCGGCCGGGGGGCTCCGCAGCGCTCGCAGGTGTGCTCGGAGGCGGTCTCGGCGGCGTCCGTGA
- a CDS encoding helix-turn-helix domain-containing protein — MVLRARPGRDDDELAVIRRLARARKAPRDLVMRARMVDLSWAGLRVPTIADEVGCGQKTVRRRLHRFNRCGLEGLEDLGDQGRKRRITETERTRWPRSAWTMCWWSGRRGAGGTGRPRACLPGRGRPPERRLTTPSCGIPCR, encoded by the coding sequence ATGGTGTTACGGGCACGGCCGGGCCGTGATGATGACGAGCTTGCGGTGATCCGGCGGCTGGCACGGGCGCGGAAGGCTCCGCGAGATCTGGTGATGCGGGCGCGAATGGTGGATCTGAGCTGGGCCGGACTGCGGGTGCCAACAATCGCGGATGAGGTCGGATGCGGGCAGAAGACTGTGCGCCGCCGGCTGCACCGCTTCAACCGTTGTGGCCTGGAAGGTTTGGAGGATCTCGGTGACCAGGGGCGTAAACGGCGGATCACCGAGACGGAGCGGACACGGTGGCCGAGGTCGGCGTGGACGATGTGCTGGTGGTCCGGACGCCGGGGGGCCGGGGGTACGGGGCGCCCCAGGGCGTGCCTGCCGGGTCGGGGCCGGCCGCCCGAAAGGCGATTGACGACGCCCTCCTGCGGAATCCCGTGCAGGTGA
- a CDS encoding SPW repeat protein, whose amino-acid sequence MTAPTHVPSMEQHPDIVELRARYERAAVTPFGQGLEALAIVVGLFLAVSPWVVGFSGLTTLAAANLITGVAYAVLIGGFGPAFERSHARGWAATAIGLWTVIAPWSVAGDVATTRTVISNVITGALALCLALAMCSLARTDARRLARQTEGTPRPAGRLFHRTAPTPPAARGERPGAVPGANPEVTGMGDRRADIGRDKDAGGRGEQ is encoded by the coding sequence GTGACCGCTCCCACCCATGTGCCGAGCATGGAGCAGCACCCGGACATCGTGGAACTGCGCGCGCGTTACGAAAGAGCGGCTGTGACACCTTTCGGGCAGGGCCTGGAGGCCCTGGCCATTGTCGTCGGCCTCTTTCTCGCCGTCTCGCCCTGGGTTGTGGGTTTCAGCGGACTGACGACGCTGGCGGCGGCCAACCTGATCACCGGAGTCGCCTACGCGGTGCTCATCGGGGGTTTCGGCCCCGCCTTCGAGCGGAGCCACGCCCGCGGCTGGGCCGCGACCGCGATCGGACTGTGGACCGTCATCGCGCCGTGGTCCGTGGCCGGCGACGTCGCCACGACCCGCACCGTCATCAGCAACGTCATCACCGGCGCCCTGGCGCTGTGCCTCGCGCTGGCGATGTGCAGTCTCGCCAGAACGGATGCCCGCCGGCTGGCCAGGCAGACGGAGGGAACGCCGCGCCCGGCGGGCAGGCTGTTCCACCGCACCGCTCCGACGCCCCCGGCGGCCCGCGGCGAGCGCCCCGGGGCTGTGCCGGGCGCGAACCCCGAGGTCACGGGTATGGGCGACCGCCGAGCGGACATAGGGCGCGACAAGGACGCGGGCGGCCGAGGCGAGCAGTGA
- a CDS encoding membrane-associated oxidoreductase, giving the protein MEIDELTSAELRVWQAFPRGTEVNFRTTPDEEATAGNTWGPERTLRAEVLRTLLLNGPRTAGETAVLKVAGARITGRLDLQYAAVDCPVHLWACYFEEEVDLYGAQLRRLSLGVSVLPSLHATALRLDDSLRLTLCRVRGPVRLAGARITGALFLDRARIGEPAQGADATSAPLHDASVPPIPPVPNRRREDVLQLNGAVIEDHLSARGLTVHGTLRLYGASIAGALDLDEAQLNCPAGVALRGTGLAVGSDLNARYLTANGELCLKGATIAGTLGLSDSRLDNPTDTTLHASTLSVGADLNAMRLVSNGRINLRGARIPGQLNFSYATLSHPGGVALRASSLVAGELWFREARPIQGMVSLRRSQLDLLHIAPETWPDEVRLDGLTYTTLAPHELAERRLALLRRDRDGHVPFSYEQLTAAYRRIGNDGAARTVQLAKQRRHRATLSPYARLWGYVQDATVGYGFRPVRAASWLLSLLLIGTLAYTAERPRALKPDEAPPFNALFYTLDLLLPIIDFGQEHAYTPTSTGLQSLAYALITTGWVLATTIAAGVTRTISRQ; this is encoded by the coding sequence ATGGAGATCGATGAGCTGACCTCGGCCGAGCTGCGGGTCTGGCAGGCGTTTCCGCGCGGGACCGAGGTCAACTTCCGTACGACCCCCGACGAGGAAGCCACGGCCGGGAATACCTGGGGACCCGAACGCACCCTGCGCGCCGAGGTGTTGCGCACCCTGCTGCTCAACGGGCCACGCACGGCGGGCGAGACCGCCGTCCTCAAGGTGGCGGGCGCCCGGATCACGGGCCGGCTCGACCTCCAGTACGCGGCCGTCGACTGCCCCGTCCACCTGTGGGCCTGCTACTTCGAGGAAGAAGTCGACCTGTACGGCGCTCAGTTACGCCGACTCAGCCTCGGCGTCTCCGTCCTGCCGTCGCTGCATGCCACGGCGCTCAGACTCGACGACTCACTGCGCCTGACGCTGTGCCGGGTGCGCGGCCCCGTACGCCTGGCCGGGGCGCGGATCACGGGGGCGCTGTTCCTGGACCGTGCCCGCATCGGCGAACCGGCTCAGGGGGCCGACGCGACGTCCGCGCCGCTGCACGACGCCTCCGTCCCGCCCATCCCACCTGTCCCGAACCGGCGTCGCGAGGACGTCCTGCAGCTCAACGGCGCCGTGATCGAGGACCACCTCTCGGCACGCGGCCTGACCGTGCACGGCACGCTCCGTCTGTACGGCGCGAGCATCGCGGGCGCCCTCGACCTCGACGAGGCGCAGCTCAACTGCCCCGCGGGCGTGGCCCTGCGTGGCACTGGCCTGGCGGTTGGCTCCGACCTCAATGCCCGGTACTTGACGGCGAACGGCGAACTCTGCCTCAAGGGAGCGACGATCGCGGGCACGCTCGGCCTCAGCGACTCGCGGCTCGACAACCCCACTGACACCACCCTGCACGCCTCGACGCTCAGCGTCGGCGCGGATCTGAACGCGATGCGGCTCGTCTCGAACGGCCGGATTAATCTGCGCGGTGCGCGCATACCAGGCCAGCTCAATTTTTCCTACGCAACGCTCTCCCACCCGGGCGGTGTCGCTCTGCGAGCCAGCAGCCTGGTCGCCGGTGAACTCTGGTTCCGCGAGGCCCGGCCCATCCAGGGCATGGTCTCACTGCGCCGCTCCCAGCTGGATCTGCTCCACATCGCCCCGGAGACCTGGCCCGACGAGGTCCGGCTCGACGGCCTGACCTACACCACACTCGCCCCGCACGAGCTGGCCGAACGCCGGCTGGCGCTGCTGCGGCGGGACAGAGACGGCCACGTCCCGTTCTCGTACGAACAACTCACCGCCGCCTACCGCCGCATCGGCAACGACGGCGCGGCCCGCACGGTCCAACTCGCCAAACAGCGCCGGCACCGCGCAACTCTGTCGCCCTACGCCCGCCTGTGGGGCTACGTCCAAGACGCCACGGTCGGCTACGGCTTCCGCCCCGTCCGCGCGGCCTCCTGGCTTCTCTCACTCCTGCTGATCGGCACGCTCGCCTACACGGCCGAGCGCCCCCGCGCCCTGAAACCGGACGAGGCCCCGCCCTTCAACGCGCTCTTCTACACACTCGACCTTCTGTTGCCGATCATCGACTTCGGCCAGGAACACGCCTATACGCCGACCAGCACGGGACTCCAGTCGCTGGCCTACGCCCTGATCACCACGGGCTGGGTCCTCGCGACGACGATCGCGGCGGGCGTCACCCGCACGATCAGCCGCCAATGA